A stretch of Paludisphaera borealis DNA encodes these proteins:
- a CDS encoding ArnT family glycosyltransferase, translated as MDRTQTRWLVLALGLTAVIAAGAWADWAFGWVTPAFDFVAHQFYEIPMLGRIRRPSQLVLVRWHLGIWAAMAAGGLMLAPWLGRHARIALTIFWIGYAIRATAWICGGNVPLVPGDSSHYIEVATSVYRGQGPVKHYVESFFNDYPRIRLNQGVLDDWATPLDAYVRAATFRLTGVAPGASIDATIAAAKGCSFLINLLALPALYGFARRRFGPVVGLTSMAVLAVLPVHAIYAGFVLRESLVALTSILAVWTIVEVWNSNGRWASVAWTLLAGLCGGLSILARNTGLALVAASGLNALVRLRRRPLLLVLWGVLVALTILPWAVATTREYGRPFYAYTSLFEYNFSWTVHHFDRGNTRPEQFYTWANAPEIVRTKIKSLIIIAVYSTMIVGLPLAAGYLYRLRKGDRDAPGRDLDVLTATIFVVFVAATIKSVADVTQVAQLGRYYLPVYVVMIPTAVAGVIQWLEKLRIDRRAFGWLAASYVALVWADPTWAYDASWFSHPYQLHWPALREAGEWIKEHPERVPPDARVMTWFPWEIRVTSDRTTVLMPRNYSAARIDEVVRQYNVTHILWGSFDAQEHVDPETWGPYLEQVRTALGLTTAKELHRSPREMFYPVRLYRLR; from the coding sequence AATCCCCATGCTGGGACGGATTCGCCGGCCCTCGCAGCTCGTCCTCGTGCGCTGGCATCTGGGAATCTGGGCCGCGATGGCGGCGGGCGGGCTGATGCTCGCGCCGTGGCTCGGGCGGCACGCGCGGATCGCGCTCACGATCTTCTGGATCGGTTACGCGATCCGAGCGACGGCCTGGATCTGCGGGGGGAACGTCCCGCTCGTTCCGGGCGACAGCAGTCATTACATCGAGGTCGCCACGTCGGTCTATCGCGGCCAGGGGCCGGTCAAGCACTACGTCGAGAGTTTCTTCAACGACTACCCGCGCATCCGCCTGAACCAGGGCGTGCTCGACGACTGGGCGACGCCGCTCGACGCCTACGTTCGAGCCGCGACGTTCCGACTGACCGGCGTCGCGCCCGGCGCGTCGATCGACGCCACGATAGCCGCCGCCAAGGGGTGCAGCTTCCTCATCAACTTGCTGGCGCTGCCGGCCCTTTACGGGTTCGCTCGAAGACGCTTCGGTCCGGTCGTGGGACTGACGTCGATGGCGGTGCTCGCCGTGCTTCCGGTGCACGCGATCTACGCCGGGTTCGTGCTGCGCGAGAGCCTCGTCGCGTTGACGTCGATCCTGGCCGTCTGGACGATCGTCGAAGTCTGGAACAGCAACGGCCGATGGGCCTCCGTCGCCTGGACGCTGCTGGCCGGGCTTTGTGGAGGCCTGTCGATCCTGGCGCGCAACACCGGACTGGCGCTCGTCGCGGCCTCGGGTCTCAACGCCCTGGTTCGCCTCCGGCGCCGGCCGCTGCTCCTGGTGCTCTGGGGAGTTCTCGTCGCTCTCACGATCCTCCCCTGGGCGGTCGCGACCACGCGCGAGTACGGCAGGCCGTTCTATGCGTATACCAGCCTGTTCGAATACAACTTCTCGTGGACGGTCCACCACTTCGACCGGGGCAACACCCGGCCCGAGCAGTTCTACACCTGGGCCAACGCCCCCGAGATCGTCCGGACGAAGATCAAGTCGCTGATCATCATCGCCGTCTATTCGACGATGATCGTCGGCTTGCCGCTGGCGGCCGGCTACCTTTACCGACTGCGCAAGGGCGATCGGGACGCCCCGGGGCGGGACCTCGACGTCTTGACGGCGACGATCTTCGTCGTCTTCGTCGCCGCCACGATCAAGAGCGTCGCCGACGTGACCCAGGTGGCGCAGCTCGGCCGTTACTACCTGCCGGTGTACGTCGTGATGATCCCGACGGCCGTCGCGGGCGTGATCCAGTGGCTTGAGAAGCTGCGCATCGATCGTCGGGCGTTCGGTTGGCTGGCCGCGTCATACGTCGCATTGGTCTGGGCCGATCCGACGTGGGCCTACGATGCATCGTGGTTCTCACATCCCTACCAGTTGCACTGGCCGGCGCTTCGCGAGGCCGGCGAGTGGATCAAGGAGCATCCCGAGCGCGTGCCGCCCGACGCCCGCGTCATGACCTGGTTCCCCTGGGAAATCCGCGTGACGAGTGACCGAACCACGGTGCTGATGCCTCGCAACTACAGCGCCGCCCGGATCGACGAGGTCGTCCGCCAGTACAACGTGACGCACATCCTCTGGGGCTCGTTCGACGCGCAGGAACACGTCGATCCCGAGACGTGGGGGCCCTATCTCGAACAGGTCCGGACCGCGCTCGGGCTGACCACGGCCAAGGAGCTGCATCGGTCGCCTCGCGAGATGTTCTACCCGGTCCGGCTCTATCGACTCCGTTAG
- a CDS encoding ArnT family glycosyltransferase produces MRWSFLVLVAILVFDVWYRAHTFAPTVVEATGVNLWPATVGPSEPLDCDEAIYAHMGRRLLAGDVLYRDLTENKPPLGYWLYATPIALFGYNELAIRLFPIPYVLGTIALLWWIGLKLSGPAAGCIAAAVYAIVSTDPYLYGNGSNLEHQMNFFSVASLALILLGWTRKTLWPLALAGVCLGAATLVKQVAVLPIIVYGAAVLAIPTKSRAKDLAALTFGLGLVLLLAAAVLIAQGAGVSAYDDIFRFGRAMATDTLPEPGAPSAWVRWLTGNADPTGKLPWPFGNTNYLVWWATGSWPLWLAAAPCIAHLALGPNGSAGRKLVAAWTVAAGVQVVLPGLYWAHYYLLPTPGIAVAAAVTLTDCLAAVRKRFRFADLGGVVVVLAAILGTAFLQVRDYLLCPPQELTIRYKGGGQWVFLRRLGLELAQRSKLWEHPTLYVWGWQSPLHFYGKLDGASRHLFVDNLLRDQAERDHPLIKPRVEEILRDLRTHPPALIFAGYPPFPALRAFLFENYMPTNLPGTFFEKSLPSTQAQTQSGIGLWVEKSKYRAFEQAHAPQSGSFTY; encoded by the coding sequence ATGCGCTGGTCGTTTCTGGTCCTGGTCGCGATCCTGGTTTTCGACGTATGGTATCGCGCCCACACGTTCGCGCCGACCGTCGTCGAGGCCACTGGAGTGAACCTGTGGCCGGCGACCGTCGGGCCGTCGGAGCCGCTCGACTGCGACGAGGCGATCTACGCGCACATGGGCCGCCGACTGCTCGCGGGCGACGTCCTCTATCGCGATTTGACCGAGAACAAGCCACCGCTCGGCTACTGGCTGTACGCGACGCCGATCGCGCTGTTCGGTTACAACGAGCTGGCCATCCGCCTGTTCCCGATCCCCTACGTCCTGGGAACGATCGCCCTGCTCTGGTGGATCGGTCTGAAGCTCTCGGGGCCGGCGGCCGGTTGTATCGCCGCCGCAGTGTACGCGATCGTGAGCACCGATCCGTATCTGTACGGCAACGGATCGAACCTCGAACATCAGATGAACTTCTTCTCCGTCGCCTCGCTGGCCTTGATCCTCCTCGGCTGGACCAGGAAGACGCTCTGGCCTCTCGCCCTGGCCGGAGTCTGCCTCGGCGCCGCGACGCTCGTCAAACAGGTCGCCGTCTTGCCGATCATCGTCTACGGCGCGGCGGTCCTCGCGATTCCGACGAAGAGCCGGGCGAAAGACCTGGCGGCTCTGACGTTCGGGCTCGGGCTGGTTCTGCTGCTCGCGGCGGCGGTTTTGATCGCTCAGGGCGCGGGCGTATCGGCGTATGACGATATCTTCCGGTTCGGCCGGGCGATGGCGACTGACACGTTGCCCGAGCCGGGCGCCCCTTCGGCCTGGGTCCGCTGGCTCACCGGCAACGCCGACCCGACGGGCAAGCTCCCCTGGCCGTTCGGCAACACCAACTATCTCGTCTGGTGGGCGACCGGAAGCTGGCCGCTCTGGCTAGCAGCGGCACCTTGCATCGCCCATCTGGCGCTCGGCCCGAACGGCTCGGCCGGACGCAAGCTGGTCGCCGCCTGGACGGTCGCGGCCGGGGTTCAAGTCGTCCTTCCGGGCCTCTACTGGGCGCACTACTACCTGCTGCCGACGCCCGGGATCGCCGTCGCCGCCGCCGTGACCCTGACCGATTGCCTCGCCGCTGTTCGCAAACGGTTCCGGTTCGCCGACCTCGGGGGCGTCGTCGTCGTACTCGCCGCGATTCTAGGGACGGCGTTCCTCCAGGTTCGCGATTATTTGCTCTGCCCGCCGCAAGAACTGACGATCCGTTACAAAGGTGGCGGGCAGTGGGTTTTCTTGCGGCGGCTGGGTCTCGAACTAGCGCAGCGCTCGAAGCTCTGGGAGCATCCGACGCTCTACGTCTGGGGCTGGCAGAGCCCCTTGCACTTCTACGGGAAGCTCGACGGCGCCAGCCGGCACCTGTTCGTCGACAACCTGCTCCGCGACCAGGCCGAGCGCGATCATCCCCTGATCAAGCCCCGTGTCGAGGAGATCCTCCGAGACCTTCGCACGCATCCCCCGGCGTTGATATTCGCGGGCTACCCCCCCTTCCCCGCGCTCCGCGCGTTCCTGTTCGAGAATTACATGCCGACTAACCTCCCCGGCACGTTCTTCGAGAAATCACTCCCGTCGACGCAGGCCCAGACTCAGAGCGGGATCGGGCTCTGGGTCGAGAAGTCGAAGTACCGGGCGTTCGAGCAAGCTCACGCTCCTCAGAGCGGCTCGTTCACGTATTGA